One window from the genome of Hyperolius riggenbachi isolate aHypRig1 chromosome 6, aHypRig1.pri, whole genome shotgun sequence encodes:
- the LOC137521948 gene encoding von Willebrand factor-like — protein MSNPVPSCRFENQEWKACGTDCPANCQNRKATEEDCSPLCVKGCFCKPGYIFEYGHSGRCVRPDDCPVAPPSKICQYENQEWDDCGTACPANCQNNDKDIICIDRCAKGCFCKRGYIFKNGKSGPCVREEDCPTRRPFNILSAGREECGAHQKFQSCGTACPDNCENYGAGDIPCILPCVQGCFCQKSYIFQSGESGACVLPEECPSRYTEYAP, from the coding sequence ATGAGCAATCCCGTGCCAAGCTGCCGATTTGAAAATCAAGAATGGAAAGCTTGTGGAACGGATTGCCCAGCTAATTGTCAGAACCGTAAAGCCACAGAGGAAGACTGCAGCCCGTTGTGTGTGAAAGGCTGCTTCTGCAAGCCTGGATACATTTTTGAGTATGGACATTCTGGTCGCTGTGTCCGCCCAGATGACTGTCCCGTGGCCCCTCCCTCTAAAATTTGCCAGTATGAAAATCAAGAATGGGACGATTGTGGAACGGCCTGCCCAGCTAACTGTCAGAATAATGACAAGGACATAATATGCATCGATAGGTGTGCGAAAGGCTGCTTCTGCAAGCGTGGATACATTTTTAAGAACGGAAAGTCTGGTCCCTGTGTCCGCGAAGAAGACTGTCCCACACGCCGCCCCTTTAACATTCTATCTGCAGGACGAGAGGAATGTGGCGCCCACCAAAAATTCCAGAGCTGTGGAACGGCCTGCCCAGACAACTGTGAGAACTATGGAGCTGGGGACATACCATGTATCTTGCCTTGTGTGCAAGGCTGCTTCTGCCAGAAATCATATATTTTTCAGAGTGGAGAGTCTGGTGCCTGTGTCCTCCCAGAGGAATGTCCATCGAGATATACTGAATATGCACCCTGA